The nucleotide window TTTTGTTGTTTGGCTCATTTCACTTTTGCAAATGGGACAAAGCGGCAGTTCACTACTTTTAAAATTATCACGAACCCAGCATTTACAATTCTCTGAAGTGCATACCCAGATTTTTGTTTCTTCTAATTTGATTTCTTCTTCATTTTTTCTACCAAACGCCAAAACGATCACTCCTTTTAATTAGTTATGACTGTTTTTGAACCTATGTTTGATTAGTTATGAAACTATTATTCTAGAACATATATAGATAAAAAGGTGATGCCTTCATCGTCTGCATCACCCTTTTATGTTAAGGAATTAAACTGCTTGTACGTTTGCTGCTTGTGGTCCACGAGCGCCTTCAACGATTTCGAAAGAAACAGATTGACCTTCTTCTAATGTTTTAAAGCCTTCTGATTGAATAGCTGAGAAGTGAACAAATACGTCTTGACCGCCGTCAGCTTCAATAAATCCAAAACCTTTTTCTGCATTAAACCATTTTACTTTACCGTTTTTCATGGAATCTTACCCCCAAAATTTGTTCACTTTAAGTTACTCGTACAATAAAATAATAAAAAAGACGTACTTACACGTTTGGGGTAATAGACATTCCCCACATATTCGTGCAGTTACGGCTAGTTACTTCCAAAAATATTAACGAACATTAAAGCGTAACTTAAGTTTATCGTGTTTCTCTTGATTTGTCAATGTAATTTCTAAAACTAGGAAATACTGAAAATATATTGTATTAATATTTACGAGAATTACCTTGCATAAATATTTCAATAAAGTTGGCTGTAAATTTCGTTATATCCGCTTCCATGCCTATATAATCGATGGTTTTTGCAGGCTCTTGATCTGGCTTGGGGCGAAAATCAGCGATACTTTTTCCTTTGGCATTCCCAAATTCCTCTACCCTTACCCGACGAGGTATATACTTAACCAGTAATGGGTCCGTTAAAGCCATTAGCGGAACTACATCGTGCATGGGTGCGCCTTGAATCCCAGGGACATTTTTTTGGTATGCCTTATAATAATAATCAAAAGCTGGTTTTATTAAAGGTTTAAATGAAGTTGGACTATTTTCGCTAAGAAAGTTAATGAGATCCGGTGAAATGATCGCTTTATTCGTAATATTAAGTGGATGTAAGTAAATATTGTGTGCTTTTTCCATGACCGTATTTGCAGCAATAGGGTCTACATAAAAGTTTGCCTCCGCTTCGGCAGTAATATTCCCGGGCACCAAAAATGCCCCGCCCATGATATAAAAAGCTGTAACATCCTGTAAGGCATTATTTCCATATAAGATAAACATTAAGGCTAACTCTGTTAATCGACCAACAGAAACAATCACCAAATTCCCTTTATATTGTTTAACAATTTCAAGGATTTTGTTGAAATCATAGACGTTTGAATTTTTAATTGTTTCAGGTGGTTTAATCGGACCTAATCCTTCCTTTCCATGAATTTCCGGATAATATTGAATCGGTTCACCTAATAGAGGACCGGCTGCTCCAGCAATAATGGGGATGTCCTCTCTATTACCTAATGTTACCAGATAAGCTGTATTCTTTACGGACTTTTCTTTTGGGGTGTTTCCATAACCACTAACAATACCAACTATATTTATTTGAGGATGGAGTAAAGCGTACATTATAGCAAATGAATCATCTATACCCGGATCAGCAATCAGGAGTACATTATAAACCATATTTTTACCTCCATTTTACTTTTAATTAGCCCTTTTTAAAATTATGATAAATCAATACTTGAAAGAACATGAACCAAAAGGAAAAACCGATTCGGAGGCCTCGAATCGGTTTTTTGGCATTTTGTATTCCATCATGCTTCTTTCTTCATTTTTGTGGCTGCCTTTTTCCTTGGTGCTGAAGCTTTTTTAGGTTTAGTCCGGTCAATTGATGCCTGCAAGGCAGCCATTAAATCAGTGACATTTGAAGCAGGTTCCTTTGTTGCAGCTGTAACGGTTTCTTTGCCACTGCGTTTGGATTCAATGAGTTCAAGAAGGGCTGTTCGATATTCATCCGTATATTTTTCCGGTTCAAAAGTGGTTGTTAACTGATCGATCAATAATATTGCGGTGTCTAATTCCCTTTTCGTTACTTTATCCTCTGAAGGAACATTAGGGACATCTCCAGCTTTTCGAACCTCATCAGGAAAATGTATCGTTTCCATGACCAATGTATTTTCGTACACTCGAATAACTGCCATCTGTTCCTTTGAACGAATAATAATTTTGGCAAGACCAACCTTTTGTGATTCTTCAAGTGCCTTGCGTAATAGGGAATAAGCTTTTCCGCCGCCCTCATTCGGTGACATATAATAACTACGATCAAAATAAATCGGATCAATCTCTTCTATTTTGACAAAATCGATAATTTCTACGGCCTTTTCTTCATTTTCCTTTCTCAGCTTTTCTAAATCATCGTTATCAAGCACAACAAATTTTCCTTTTGTGTATTCATATGCCTTTACAATTTCTTCTGGTTTTACCTCTTCTCCACAAACAGAGCAAGTTTTTTCATACTTGATGGGTGCATGGCATTTATTATGCAGGGTCCTAAGTTTTATATCTTTATCTTCTGTCGCCGTGTGAAGCTTAATGGGGATGTTCACAAGCCCGAAACTAATACTTCCTTTCCACATCGTATGCATAGGGATTCTCCATTCTTTTTTCTTTATTTTGTGGCGTAAGATTCGGTTACATGCCTAAAAAGAAATGGAAAAGGATGAAGTCATCACCAATGAAGCACAATAAAGAAAAAAGGAAGGAAAAAAGTTAATGAAGCCGATGCTGCCAAGTTTAACCTTTGATTTGCCTATTAGGCCCGATTGGCTGTATGAGGTTAAATATGATGGGTTTAGGGCCCTTTTAGAGTGGAATTCAAAAGGAATCACATTAACAAGCAGAAACGGAAAAGAACTATTTCCTCAGTTCCCTGAAATCAAGGAGTTTTTATTCCGGTATGAGGAAAAATTCAAACCATTTTTACCACTACAGCTTGATGGAGAACTAGTGTCTCTCGAAAACACACACAAAGCGAATTTCTCCGCTACCCAAGTGCGAGGAAGATTAAAATCCGAAAAGAAAATTTACCAGCAAGCAACCCGCTCACCTTGTCGGCTGATGGTTTTTGATTTACTTATGTTAAAAGGGAAGCCACTCCATTCTATTGCCTTCCATAAACGAAAGGCCCAACTGGGAAAATTATTTCAAACCATTGGATTTCATTTAGACCCTGATCCGTACAATGACCAGCTGCTCCAATATGTAACGGCGCACGAAGATTTTCACAGCCTCTGGGAAAAGGTGGTTTTATATGATGGGGAAGGCATTATTGCTAAATCAAAAAATAGCCTTTGGGAGGAAGGGAAACGATCGTTACTATGGCTAAAGTACAAGAATTGGAAATATGTCAGCAGCTTCATTATTTCCTTCGAGAAAACAAATGGCTATTTTCACGTGGGAGTCTATAAGGATAAAGGCATCTTACCAATAGGTCAAGTCCTTTTCGGTTTTAAACCTGAAGAGAAGGATGCATTAAAGAAAACAATTAAACAGAATAGGGTGAGAGAGGATGATCAATTTATTTATGTGGAGCCTGCCATTTGCCTCGAAGTGAAATATTTGGAGCTCTTTGATAATCAATTGCGGGAGCCCCATTTTGACCGCTTTCGCTTTGATATGGAGCCTGCTGAATGTACTTATGACCGCTTTATGTTTGCGCAAAAAAACTTGCCTTCAGATTTGGAAATTACCCATCCCGATAAACCATTGTGGGAAAAGCTTCCTATCCAGAAAGCAGATTATATCCTGTACTTACGAGAAATTTCTCCCTATATGCTTCCTTTTTTAACCAATCGATTATTAACGGTTATTCGCTATCCACATGGAATGTTTGGGGAAGCCTTTTATCAAAAAAACTGTCCCGACTATGCACCGGGATTTGTTCAAACACACCCATCTGAAGGAATAGATTATATTCTATGCAATAATTTGAAGACCCTGGTTTGGCTCGGGAATCAGCTGGCAATTGAATTCCATGTCCCATTTCAAACTATTAATAGTAAGGGACCAAGCGAAATTGTTTTTGATTTAGACCCACCCTCAAAGGATGCCTTTCAATTAGCTGTGAAGGCGGCACTTTTAATAAAGGAAGTCCTTGACCAATTAAATCTAATTGGATTCATCAAAACTTCCGGTAATAAAGGCTTGCAAATTTACCTCCCACTCCCGGAAAATGTTTTTTCCTACGATGATACAAGGCTATTTACCAGCTTTATTGCCGAATATTTACTATCTAAAGATCCCGATTCTTTTACGATAGAACGAATGAAAAAAAATCGCGGAAACAGGTTATATGTTGATTATGTCCAACACAGTGAAGGAAAAACGATTGTCGCCCCATACTCAATGAGGGGAAATGAACATGGCGGTGTTGCCACCCCGCTTTATTGGGAAGAAGTGAATGAAAAGTTGGAGTCCGTTTCCTTTACAATGGAAAACGCCCTCAAACGAATTCGCAGTCAGGGTGATCCATTTCGGAATTATTTTCAAACGAAACAAATTCAAGCATTTGCACCCGTTCTTGAAATTTTGAAACAAGGTAAAAAAGGATAAGGCAAGCGCCTTATCCTTTTATTGTTTTTTCGATAAATTGCTGTGACTCTGTTTGCAGCAGCTCATATGTTTGCTGCTCAGTAAAATCATTTTTCGATGCTAACCTAACTACTTCCTCATCCAGGTCAACTACAATGGATGCTTTATATAAATAGGTAGCATTTCCAATTAGATCTATTGAGTAGGTTCCCTCGTATTTATGGACAACACACTGAACCCTGCCGCCATTATTATACACATCCGTTACCTGCTCAAATTCATTGAGTCCTGATAAACAGGTAACTAGTGAGGAAGCTGACATGGCGGTACCACAAGCATTTGTAAAACCTACACCACGTTCATAGGTTCTAACATAAATTGACCCTGGCTGCAGCGATTTTACAAAGCTTACATTTACACCGTCCGGAAATAACTGATTAGGGCCGTTTACTTTTTCACTGAGTTGTTGTTGGATTTCAATTCGCAGCTGATCACTTTCAACAATCGCAATTAAATGCGGATTGGGAACGGCAAGTGCGGTAAATCTTAATTCCTCAGACAATTCTGCTATTCTTTCATTAAAAAGCGTTGGTTTATGTAAATTTAATGGTAACGCCTTTAATTCAAATAGTACCGGTGAAATTTCCACTTGATACGTATGGACATCTGGGGCGAGGTCTTGCTGCTTGCTAACCTTTAAATTCGCTTTCATGGTTTCAATTACTGCTTCATTTAGCCCTTGCTGTTCACAAACATATCTTGCTACAAGGCGGAGTCCGTTTCCACACATCGAAGCCTCTGAGCCGTCTGCGTTAAATACACGCATTCTTCCATCGGCATGATCGCTCTTCATGACAAAGAGAATCCCATCAGCACCTAAATTAGACTGACGATTGCATAACAACCGAGCGAGGTTTGCTCGTTCACCTTCCGAAAAAGAATAACCGTTCGTCATTTCATCAATGATTAGAAAATCATTTCCCGACCCATGACCTTTAATTAAGTCGATTTGCACAGTAAAACCCCCACCATTTCGTTTTATTTATCATCATATCAAACATTGGTTTAGAGGGGAACTATCCAAATCGCTATCTTTCTATAAAATATTCGTTTATGAGTAATGACATTCGGAGGAGTTTCTCCTCCCCTGAAAGAGCCTCATTAAATGACAATACTGGTGTATTGGGTTCCGGAAACAATGAACTCCATTCCAAAGGCATCCAACCCCTTCGGAGTCGTCCTACCTGCTGATGACCAATATCCATTACTTGCTCATCCATAAAAACAGAGGATCCTTCAATTGCACCAACATATCTTCCTAATTCATTGAACAATTCCTTTTGATATTTTCTCCAACCTAGACGCTTTTTTTCAAAGCTGCCCAAAAAACGTCTGTTTCGACCGAACACATCAATCTTACTAGATTTTCTTCCTTTCACATTAAAAAATC belongs to Neobacillus sp. OS1-2 and includes:
- a CDS encoding cold-shock protein, encoding MAFGRKNEEEIKLEETKIWVCTSENCKCWVRDNFKSSELPLCPICKSEMSQTTKELQVIHNHSKNFM
- a CDS encoding cold-shock protein; the encoded protein is MKNGKVKWFNAEKGFGFIEADGGQDVFVHFSAIQSEGFKTLEEGQSVSFEIVEGARGPQAANVQAV
- a CDS encoding nucleoside hydrolase; this encodes MVYNVLLIADPGIDDSFAIMYALLHPQINIVGIVSGYGNTPKEKSVKNTAYLVTLGNREDIPIIAGAAGPLLGEPIQYYPEIHGKEGLGPIKPPETIKNSNVYDFNKILEIVKQYKGNLVIVSVGRLTELALMFILYGNNALQDVTAFYIMGGAFLVPGNITAEAEANFYVDPIAANTVMEKAHNIYLHPLNITNKAIISPDLINFLSENSPTSFKPLIKPAFDYYYKAYQKNVPGIQGAPMHDVVPLMALTDPLLVKYIPRRVRVEEFGNAKGKSIADFRPKPDQEPAKTIDYIGMEADITKFTANFIEIFMQGNSRKY
- a CDS encoding Ku protein, with the protein product MHTMWKGSISFGLVNIPIKLHTATEDKDIKLRTLHNKCHAPIKYEKTCSVCGEEVKPEEIVKAYEYTKGKFVVLDNDDLEKLRKENEEKAVEIIDFVKIEEIDPIYFDRSYYMSPNEGGGKAYSLLRKALEESQKVGLAKIIIRSKEQMAVIRVYENTLVMETIHFPDEVRKAGDVPNVPSEDKVTKRELDTAILLIDQLTTTFEPEKYTDEYRTALLELIESKRSGKETVTAATKEPASNVTDLMAALQASIDRTKPKKASAPRKKAATKMKKEA
- a CDS encoding DNA ligase D; protein product: MKPMLPSLTFDLPIRPDWLYEVKYDGFRALLEWNSKGITLTSRNGKELFPQFPEIKEFLFRYEEKFKPFLPLQLDGELVSLENTHKANFSATQVRGRLKSEKKIYQQATRSPCRLMVFDLLMLKGKPLHSIAFHKRKAQLGKLFQTIGFHLDPDPYNDQLLQYVTAHEDFHSLWEKVVLYDGEGIIAKSKNSLWEEGKRSLLWLKYKNWKYVSSFIISFEKTNGYFHVGVYKDKGILPIGQVLFGFKPEEKDALKKTIKQNRVREDDQFIYVEPAICLEVKYLELFDNQLREPHFDRFRFDMEPAECTYDRFMFAQKNLPSDLEITHPDKPLWEKLPIQKADYILYLREISPYMLPFLTNRLLTVIRYPHGMFGEAFYQKNCPDYAPGFVQTHPSEGIDYILCNNLKTLVWLGNQLAIEFHVPFQTINSKGPSEIVFDLDPPSKDAFQLAVKAALLIKEVLDQLNLIGFIKTSGNKGLQIYLPLPENVFSYDDTRLFTSFIAEYLLSKDPDSFTIERMKKNRGNRLYVDYVQHSEGKTIVAPYSMRGNEHGGVATPLYWEEVNEKLESVSFTMENALKRIRSQGDPFRNYFQTKQIQAFAPVLEILKQGKKG
- the dapF gene encoding diaminopimelate epimerase translates to MQIDLIKGHGSGNDFLIIDEMTNGYSFSEGERANLARLLCNRQSNLGADGILFVMKSDHADGRMRVFNADGSEASMCGNGLRLVARYVCEQQGLNEAVIETMKANLKVSKQQDLAPDVHTYQVEISPVLFELKALPLNLHKPTLFNERIAELSEELRFTALAVPNPHLIAIVESDQLRIEIQQQLSEKVNGPNQLFPDGVNVSFVKSLQPGSIYVRTYERGVGFTNACGTAMSASSLVTCLSGLNEFEQVTDVYNNGGRVQCVVHKYEGTYSIDLIGNATYLYKASIVVDLDEEVVRLASKNDFTEQQTYELLQTESQQFIEKTIKG